A window of the Miscanthus floridulus cultivar M001 chromosome 14, ASM1932011v1, whole genome shotgun sequence genome harbors these coding sequences:
- the LOC136504158 gene encoding thiosulfate/3-mercaptopyruvate sulfurtransferase 2-like: MAASLLSRAATAVAALRGVARPNHLLARASLPKETLPPPLLLLLLLTTSTPLAGRVGWAARTAEGAGGSRCGPSPLLGAFGIAARWNATSSSSAVSEAAGVHSLARTEPVVSAEWLHANLKDPDVKVLDASWYMPAEQRNPLQEYQVAHIPGALFFDVDGISDRTSSLPHMLPSEKAFSAAVSALGIYNKDGIVVYDGKGLFSAARVWWMFRVFGHDKVWVLDGGLPQWRASGYDVESSASSDAILKASAAGEAIEKVYQGQSVGPATFEAKLQPHLLWSLDQVKENINTQTHQLIDARSKPRFDGAVPEPRKGIRSGHVPGSKCVPFPQVLDSSQKLLPPDELRKRFEQEGISLDQPLVTSCGTGVTACVLALGLHRLGKTDVAIYDGSWTEWGAHSDTPVVTAV, from the exons ATGGCGGCCTCCCTCCTctcccgcgccgccaccgccgtcgcggCGCTGCGCGGCGTGGCTCGGCCGAACCACCTCCTCGCTCGGGCCTCCCTCCCAAAGGAAACCCTCCCACCTcccctactcctactactactcctcacCACCTCCACGCCCCTCGCG GGTCGGGTCGGGTGGGCGGCGCGCACTGCGGAGGGCGCCGGTGGGTCCCGGTGCGGCCCGTCGCCGCTGCTGGGCGCGTTCGGGATCGCGGCGCGGTGGAACgccacgtcgtcgtcgtccgcggTGTCGGAGGCCGCTGGCGTCCACTCGCTGGCCCGGACGGAGCCCGTGGTGTCGGCCGAGTGGCTGCACGCCAACCTCAAGGACCCCGACGTCAAG GTACTTGATGCCTCTTGGTATATGCCTGCAGAACAAAGGAACCCATTACAAGAGTACCAG GTGGCCCATATTCCTGGTGCCCTGTTCTTTGATGTCGATGGGATATCTGACAGAACATCTAGT TTACCACACATGCTGCCATCTGAAAAGGCATTTTCTGCTGCTGTATCCGCTCTTGGCATCTACAacaaagatgggatagtagtttATGATGGAAAGGGTCTATTCAGTGCTGCTCGTGTTTGGTG GATGTTCCGTGTATTTGGACATGATAAAGTTTGGGTGCTAGATGGAGGTTTGCCCCAATGGCGTGCTTCTGGGTATGATGTTGAATCAAGTGCCTCCAGTGATGCCATCCTAAAGGCCAGTGCTGCTGGTGAAGCAATTGAGAAAGTTTACCAGGGTCAATCG GTTGGTCCAGCTACATTTGAAGCAAAGTTGCAGCCTCATCTTCTTTGGAGTCTTGATCAG GTGAAAGAGAACATCAATACCCAGACACATCAACTAATAGATGCTCGATCAAAACCTAG ATTTGATGGTGCAGTTCCTGAGCCGCGCAAGGGAATTAGAAGTGGTCATGTGCCTGGGAGCAAATGTGTTCCTTTTCCTCAG GTGCTTGACAGTTCACAAAAGCTATTACCTCCAGATGAACTCCGTAAACGATTTGAGCAAGAAG GAATCTCTCTTGATCAACCCCTTGTGACCTCTTGCGGCACTGGCGTGACAGCATGTGTATTAGCCTTG GGCCTTCATCGCCTTGGCAAAACTGACGTCGCGATATACGATGGATCATGGACCGAATGGGGTGCCCACTCCGACACTCCAGTTGTAACTG